ATTACGACGGGTTTGAATCTGACGCTGTAGTTCTTTAGTCTGAGCAATTCGCTGTTTAACCCCTTCCATCTTGCCCCAGAGTTGATTCCCTTGATGCAAAAGCGTAGCTTCTCGTTGTTGAGCGGCTTGGGCTAAATCAGGTCTGCCTTTCGATTGAGCCTTATTCATCCGTTCGTGCCAACGCTGAATTTCTTGGGCAACTGCTAATATGTCGTCCTGTAGGCGCTTTTGTTGAAGTTGCAAGTCAGCAATCAGCTTCAATGTATCTTCTTCTTGCTCCCGTAACTGTTCTTCGAGTGCCTGTAACTCTAGATGGGGATTGTTGCGGAGGAATTCATCCAGGCGATTTTCCAGAAAGCGATTGAGATCCTCAAATAAACCCACTTCTGACTCCTAATACCCGTGCGCTTCGCTAATATGCTACCTCATCCTTTGGGTGATGGGGTGTCGGGTGTCGGGTGTGGGAAAAATCTTTTTCCCGATCAATTCGCCAATCCCTCTATCGATGGGCATAAATTGGCAATTTGCCCATGGATTTCACCCCTTGGGGAGATGATTTTAAGCCTTGAGACAACGATTCTGACAGAAGGACAGGAAAATCTGCCTTGAAGTAGGCAATCCTATTCCGGTCATCGTTATATATAACCGAAACAACGAGGAAAAACATTATGGTTGAGAGTGTGGGACTAGGACTCACGAGTTGGGTGGCTTGGATAGCACAGATACCAGTAGAGCCAGAACTCGATACCGTCGAAGATGCAGCGCTGATCTTTGACGGACCTCAATTTTTTACCACATTAGTCGCCGGTGTGGTTTTAGCGTTTGCGTTCCAGATGCTCTTAACTAATCTGGGTGTGGCGTTGGGAATTTCCTTTGCTGGAGGCGGAGACTCATCATCGTCTTCGTCTGATAAGAAGTCATCAGAGACTATACAGGGGACTATTCGCAAGATTGGTATGACATTAGGGTTAGGAACATTAATTAGCGTTACCCTAGCGCTATTTTTTGCCTGTCTATTTGCCGTAGAATTAAGCTTGCTGGAAAGTCCCGGCTTGGGTGCGATCGTCGGGTTGGTGATTTGGGCAACTTACTTTTCCTTACTGGTTTGGGTGAGTTCGACAACGGTTGGTTCTTTAATCGGCTCAGTAATTAGTACCGCTACCTCTGGTTTTCAAGCCCTTTTAGGCACAGCCACAGCCGCAATGGGGGGTAATGCAGTCAGAAAAGAAGTTGTAAACACCGCAGAAGCAGCGGCGGCGGCGATACGTCGAGAACTGGGTTCTGCCATTGACCCAGAAACGATTCGCGAGAACCTAGAAGATTATATGCAGTCTATACGACCTCCAGAACTGAATCTGCAAAAGATTCGGACGGAATTAGAAGATTTACTCAATGACCCAAATTTACAAGAGATTGCTGGTAGTGACAGCCTGCGTGATATTAATCGGCAGACATTTATTGATTTAGTTAGCAGCCGCAGCGATTTATCCCCAAGGGATGTGAATCGGATTGTTGACCAACTCGAAACGGTTTGGAAGAAAACGGTGAATCGGCTGCCTTCTTCTAGAGATGCTATGGCAGAATTTAGAGAGTATCTTCAGTCCGCCACACCAGATCAGCTTGTTAGCGGTGAGTTTACCGAGAAGCTCGATGATTTAGTGGCAGAACTCCGCAAGCGCCGCAAAGCCCAAAATCCAGGACCTCTGGCTCAAGCTGCATCCACAGGTATGCATAGTCTGATGGGCTTGGTGATGGGACGTGTGGATATATCAGACTTAGATATGGAGAAAATTGTCGGTCAGCTTAAAAACGCAAGAAGCCAAGTTACTGAACAGGTTGGTCAAGTTTCTGCTCAGATCCGTGGTGGGACTCAGGATGAATCCTACAGTACGGTGCGAGCCGATGTAGAAAATTATCTGCTCAATAAATATTCTTGGCAGATGCAGCAACCGACGCTGGAGCGGGAATTCCGAGATGTGCTATATGATCCAGAAGCTGACCCAGCAACCGTGGTGCAGGAATTAGAGCAGCTCAATCGGTCAGATTTTGCTGATTTGTTGGCACAACGGGGTGTTTTTACTGAAGAACGGATCAGAGAAATTTCGACTTGGTTGGATATCATTCGCTTAGAAGCCTTAGCGGTAGCGATCGCAGCTAGAGAACGCGCCGAGGCGATCGCACTATTAGCCGCGATGGAGCAATATTTCCTATCCACGCCCAAGGAAGCACTCACGCCTGAGAAAATTCAACTGAATATCAGGGAGATTCTCCATGATCCAGATGCAGATTATGAACACCTGAGCAATCGTCTGGCTCAGTTTGATCGTCCTCTATTTGAGCGGTTGGTCGAGAAACGCCAAGATTTAACGCCGATTGAACAGGAAGCTGTCATTGTTGAGCTGGAAAAAGCCCGCGATCGCGTTTTGGATACAGCCAGAGAAACCCAAGAGGCGTTGAAGGCAAAAGTTGAAGCCCAGTGGATGAAGGTTCAGTCTGTTTTGAGTAACACCGGTAAAGATCAACTGAATCCTCAAGCCATTGAACAGGAACTCAAATTACTCTTGGATGAACCCCAGGTGGGATGGCTGCTGCTGCGTAAACGCGCTGAACGCTTTGACCGGGATACGTTAGTACAACTGTTAAATCAGCGTCAAGATTTGAGTGAAACGCAAATTAACCAAGTTCTCGATCAGGTTGAGGGTACCTGGACTCGTGTTCGCCGCATCCCCCAAAAAATGGTGGATACAACTAAAGAGCAATACGATAAAACCATGTCCGCGATCGCTCAGTATCTGCGGAACACCGGGAAGCCAGAACTAAATCCAGACGGGATTCAGCGTGATTTAACCAAACTGCTGGATAATCCACAGCTTGGAGCCCGTTTAATCAGAAATCGGTTAGCTTCAATGGATCGCGATACCGTGGTACAGTTACTCGCCCAACGGGATGATCTGAGTGAACAAGAGGTGAATCAGATTATTGATCAAGTTCTTTCCACCGTTCGCGGTGTAGTCAAAGCCCCCCGACGCTGGGCGCTACGGACTCAGGAAACTGTACAAGATTTTCAAGCAGCATTTGCTGATTATCTGCGTTCTACGCGCAAAGAGGAACTCAATCCCGAAGGAATTAAGCGGGATATGCAATTGCTGCTGAATGAACCCGGTGCTGGGATGTCGAGTCTGCAAGAACGCTTGTCCCACTTTGATCGCTCGACGCTGGTGGCGCTGTTATCCCAACGGGAGGATATCTCAGAAGAAGATGTGCATGGAATTGTCGATCAAGTTCTGAATGTGCGTGACCAAGTGATCGCCCAAATCCGGACGGTGCAAGATCGCATGCAGTCAGTTATTGATGGTATTTTTGAGCGCATTCGCAACTACTTCAATAATTTAGAGCGTCCTGAACTGAATTATGATGGCATCAAGCGAGATATCCAGACGTTATTTGATGACCCAGAAGCTGGGTTTGATGCACTGCGCGATCGCTTGTCTCAGTTTGATCGGGATACCCTAGTCGCTATTATCAGTTCCCGTGACGATATCTCCGAAGCCGATGCTAGTCGGATGATTGGTCAGATTGAGAACGTTCGCACTCGTTTGCTACAACGGGCAGAACGTATCCAACAACAAGCTCAAATGCGTCTAGAACAGGTCAAGTATCAAGCCCAACGCCAAGCCGAAGAAACTCGCAAAGCCGCTGCGATAGCTGCTTGGTGGCTCTTTGCTACGGCGCTGGTTTCGGCGTTGGCTTCCGCAGGTGCAGGGGCTTTAGGTGTTGCTTAAAGAGGTAGAGACGTTGTATGCAACGTCTCTACGTCAGGGCGCGTCTACAGGGATTTCCTCCTATCCCTGTTTCTTTCATTTTGTATCTATCTTTGGATAGAAAAGCAATTTATGACTTTGCCATCTTTACATTTAATAGTGCTTTTCCTGCCTTCGCTGCTCCCCCTCAAGCTGCTGTTGATTCCTCTCAAAGCAGTCAACAACCCAACAATGAAAAAGTGACCACCTCTGCGGTGGGGAGTCAGTATCAAGGAATTGAATATGTTGAATCGAGCCGAGGTGGAAAGGAACTGAGTGATTCTCAGATTCAGGATAAGATTGAGTCCGATATTTCTGAGAACCTAGTCGCTGGCGTTGCGAGTGGTGCGGTTCGACTCACCGGAACGGTTAAAGACCAAGCAACGGCGCGTAAATACATTGAGCAGATTAAAGACATTCCTGGGGTTCATGAGATTACCTTTGATTTAGCCCTGGAAGATATTCCCTCTTAATCAATCAAAAATCAATAAGTATTCCGTTAATCTCAAACGGATTTTTTCTGCCTTAAGTTGGTCTTGTTCTTTCCCACAAGACCAATTTTTTATAGTAAACCCACTTTTTTTTTGCCATGGCGAGGAGGAAGTCGCAGCTACACAAATGTATGCGAAGCCTTCCCGAAGATCAATTCCATCCTTTACATCCTAACTGTTCGTATTGCTCTTGGAATGACTCATCGCGGACTGTCGCCGGAATCTTAGCTGAAGGAAAGTCTTGGACATCCACTTTCGCATCAATTTCGCCTTGTCCGTACCACACTAATACTAATCTTTCCTGCATGAGTAGCATAACGTGATCCTTCCAGAATAAGCTGTCATGCATTTAAATTGGGTATTAGTAGCGAGCAAGATGCTCGCACTACAATGACCCAAAAATTTTGCTCGCTCATCATACTGACTCTGCCACTTTTGGCGGTATAGCTGTTTCTCCACTGCGGATTTCACGCCCATTTAACTCAGGATGACGAGCATAGAAAACCGCATCAGCTAACTTCTCACGAACACTTACATTGTTCACGCTAGCTTGATCCTGGTCAGAACTTGCAGGACCACAGTTACTTTCAATCCACCCCACCCAATTCTTTACGACCCCGCGCAGGGCATTCCATTCTCGAACATAAAGTTCTTGAGACGGATCAATACTCCTCCCTTTCATGTCTGGATGAACCGCATAAAAGAAGGTATCTGTCCAATCATCGACCTCTTCTTTGCGTGACGATGATGATGATGATGTCGAAACTTCCCTTAATTCTGTACCATCCCAGACGTAATAACTGGTTTCCATCCAATCGGGTCTATTTCCCGGAGTATTTTCGGGCGGATTAACCACAAGTAGCCGACTACCCAACTTATGCTTCACACCCGCTTCAGCCACAATACCTGGCATATAAACTGAGCCAGTTTCAGCATCGACAATGGCAACGGATTGACAGCTTGTGCCACATCCCCAAGTCACCACCGTATATTTTCCGGCAAAATTGGGTCCGGTTTGTGCGCCCTCTCGTAAAACAGTGCGGAACCTTCTAGCATCTGGGTCACTGCTTAAGTCAACGGGTGCAGGAGCACCAGAGAAAGATTCGGTTGCTGGATAATCATTGAAGTCTGGAGGAGATGTCTGCTTAGTGTGGCTTACTTCTGATGCAATTGTTTCCCTATTCGTGTCGAGGGTGTTAGCTTGCTGGGAGAAAGATTCATTGGCAGACAGTGGGGAAGAGCTACAACCAAGTGCTAATGTTAGAGTAAGTCCTGAAATTATACTGGTTTTCATGTTCTTATTCATTGCTTTTTGCTTTTAGCTTCACCTGAAGGATAAAGAGAAGCTGCCACGTCTTTCATCACTCTAAAGTGGAATATCACTGAATTAAATACAAGCCGGAGCAGCGATCGCGATCGCGCCTTGTCTGCCTGTTTCCCCTAGAACTTTTAGATGACTCGTTTGAGGAGAGCGATCGCACCTTTCCACCTAACTTTTTACGCCATCCAGAAAAATCGATATCAAACCTAACCCCTTTTTTTGATCCCCCTTCCGTCCCCCTTCAAAAGGGGGAGACCAGATGTTGCTTCGCTTTTTTTGCACGGAAGGGGGAGAATTCAAAGCCTCTCTCCTCGCAGGAGAGAGGTTTGGAGAGAGGTTTTCCAGATCCCGTGAAAAGTCACCTCCTCACCCATACCAGTAAAATTCTCTACCCAAAGGAGTTTCAGGTTTCGGCTCAAGTAGCGATCGCTTTCGGCATCAACACCAGGGGCATCTGATCAAACGGGACATTCAGATTAAAATCCCAATAAAAGATAGGTTTCATTTTCTTGTTGAGTAACCGTTTGTTTCCAGCTCATTTGATGAGAGACATCTTCAAACAGCAGAAATAACTGATTATCAACATTCATACTATAGATATCAATATACTCCGGTCGCTGCGGATTATGGGAACGCGCCACACCTTCCAACCTAAAATCTTCAGTTTTTCCTGCCAAAACATCCAATAATATATCGTCTAAACCAATCAACTCTGGAAAACTAATGCAGACCGATTTGCCAATGGTTAATTTTTCCGGAAAATCACAAAAATTGTAAGCCTGATCAGAAATCTCGCGAATGGTTAAATCTGGATTAAGGATCAAATACTCCATCTGACGCATTGCCACAAACCGTTCCAGAATGGGATTAAGCTTAGACGCCGTTTGCAGTTCACAAATATCCTTCAAACGATACCCGAACCCATACACAGTTTCAATAATGTCACCGACACCCGCTTTTTTGAGCTTGCGTCGTAATCCTTTAACATGTGCCTTCACCGTTTCCCGGTTGGGTGGATCTCCGAACGTCCACAGTTTTTCGATAATATAATCTTGACTAAATATCCGGGTAGGAGAGGACATCAACAAATATAAAAGACCATATTCTTTAGGAGATAAACGTAAGGGTTGTCCCAGACAAGTTACTTCGCAGGTACTCGGATCGATTTCCAAATTTCCCCATTGCAAGGTTGGGGTACTAGCATCCCGGTTACGTCTGAGTAATGCCCGAACTCGAGCCGCTAGCCCTTCAACCGGACAGGGTTTAATAATATAATCATCAGCGCCCGCATCTAATCCCGCCACCATATCTTGAGTCGTGGCTGATGCACTCAGTAAAACAATTGGACTGGTATTTCCCGCTTGTCTTAAACGACGACAAAGACTAATACTATCCAAATGAGGTAAATTAATATCAAGCAAAATTAGATCGTAGTTATATGCTAAAGCATTGTCTAATCCGGTCTCACCGTCCTGGGCTAGATCAACCACATAATTTTGTTGGGTTAATCCTGCCACAATGGTTTGGGCTAAGGTAGGATTATCCTCAACAACCAAAATTTTCATAGTTTTCCCCTTTGAACAATAGATGATCCTGAATCCTCCTGTGATATCCCCCGATTTTTAAGCAGGAAATTCCGCCCCTACTGAAACCTCAGCCTTGCCAACATCGTTTGTGACAATTTTTCAGGAGGTGGAAAGATGGGGGATAGGAAGACACGATAACGACAGACAGAAGAGATTCTGTCCACCTGAAACCCCTATTCTGACTCACTTCAAAAGAGTATGGTAAAAAAAACCAGCAATTGTAATAGATGTTAAACACAAAACCAACTAATTCTATGTCGTTGTCGATGAGTCCCCAGGAGCGTAACCTGCTCCACTCCTTAGTTGACTATTCCTCTATCCAGTCTCTACCGGAAATTTGGTCGATCGCGGCGCAGCGATTTGGACAGATTATTGCCCTGAGAGATCCCCATGTCCAACCTGAGGTGATCTTCACGTACACTCAGTTGGTGCGCCAGATTCAGCAATTGGCGGCGGGATTACAAACCCTGTTCGATAATCCCGTGATCAAGCAGGAACAGGAATCCTCGGATCTTCCGCCCCGTGTCGCCTTAATTGCCGATAACAGTCCCCGTTGGCTGATTGCCGATCAGGGGATCATGACGGCTGGGGCGGCAAATGTGGTTCGTAGCGCCCAAGCTGATCCCGAAGAATTGCGGTATATATTAGAACACAGTGGCAGCATTGCGTTAGTAGTGGAAGATACCAAGACACTGACCAAACTCAAACCTCATCTTGACGAGTTGCCGATTCAGTTTGTGATCTTACTCTCCGATGAAGAACCACCTGCTGAAGACAAGCTCAAGGTTTTCAATTTCTCTCAGGTGATGAGTATGGGGTCAAAAGCCACTCTACAACCGATTCAGGCGACCCGTCAAACCCTCGCCACCTTAATGTACACCTCCGGCACCACAGGTAAACCCAAGGGGGTAATGTTAACTCATGGAAACCTGTTGCATCAAGTCACCACCTTTGGGATCGTCCTCCAACCCAAAGGAGGCGATCGCATCTTGAGTATTTTACCGACGTGGCATGTCTACGAACGCACCGTCGAATACTTCCTCCTCTCCCAAGGCTGTACCCAAATTTACACCACGATTCGCCATGTCAAAGCCGATCTCAAAGCCTTTAAACCCATCTACATGAT
The DNA window shown above is from Coleofasciculus chthonoplastes PCC 7420 and carries:
- a CDS encoding TIGR04376 family protein: MGLFEDLNRFLENRLDEFLRNNPHLELQALEEQLREQEEDTLKLIADLQLQQKRLQDDILAVAQEIQRWHERMNKAQSKGRPDLAQAAQQREATLLHQGNQLWGKMEGVKQRIAQTKELQRQIQTRRNEVHTKAREVEAARTQAQAQAQAQSQWQTSAWNQSSNYNIGAGVDPLETQFQRWETDEELQQMKRNMGH
- a CDS encoding response regulator transcription factor: MKILVVEDNPTLAQTIVAGLTQQNYVVDLAQDGETGLDNALAYNYDLILLDINLPHLDSISLCRRLRQAGNTSPIVLLSASATTQDMVAGLDAGADDYIIKPCPVEGLAARVRALLRRNRDASTPTLQWGNLEIDPSTCEVTCLGQPLRLSPKEYGLLYLLMSSPTRIFSQDYIIEKLWTFGDPPNRETVKAHVKGLRRKLKKAGVGDIIETVYGFGYRLKDICELQTASKLNPILERFVAMRQMEYLILNPDLTIREISDQAYNFCDFPEKLTIGKSVCISFPELIGLDDILLDVLAGKTEDFRLEGVARSHNPQRPEYIDIYSMNVDNQLFLLFEDVSHQMSWKQTVTQQENETYLLLGF
- a CDS encoding BON domain-containing protein — protein: MQRLYVRARLQGFPPIPVSFILYLSLDRKAIYDFAIFTFNSAFPAFAAPPQAAVDSSQSSQQPNNEKVTTSAVGSQYQGIEYVESSRGGKELSDSQIQDKIESDISENLVAGVASGAVRLTGTVKDQATARKYIEQIKDIPGVHEITFDLALEDIPS